The genomic DNA CGCTCCTCACGCTTCCGATCCTAATCAAGGCAGGCCGGTTCGTAAATCACCAGCTTCGTGAAAGGGCCGCGGTATGATGCCGCATCCACCGGCCCACCCTCTCCCTTCACACTGTGCCGGATCGCTCCGAAAGCAACCGTTGCGTTGCGAAGTTCAGGCTCACGGACAGCGTGCCACGCGACCGCAAAGCGAGCTCGTGGGAGGTCCCTTCCGAAGTTTGTGAACGGAGTGCAGAGAATCCAACATGGACTAGGAGAAGCTGAGCGCGAAGACACCTTCGTTTGCGAGCACTGGTCCGGACATGGGGCTTGCGCTCGACTCAGCTCGCATCGTGGTGGGCGAGCGAAGACAAGATGAAATTCTGCAGCCGATTTGCAACGGTGGGTGGAGCCCCGTTGATGCGAATAAAAGGACGATTCAGCACCGCTGAAATCTTGTGCTTGATCTTTGTTGGCGAATCGGTTTGGATGTTCCTATCCTCCGGCCAACAGACTGGGGGGACGGACTGCCTGGGGACATACCGCATGAAAGGCACAGATGTATTGCAAAGATGATTTTCATGTCGAACGATTGGGCGAATGTCGATTCGACTCGCCCCTCTTGCCACTGCTCGATTACCGGCAACATTCGGTCAACTACGTCGAAGAGTCCGACCGAATTCTGGCTGAGAACACCGCTTCGTCGGTCGCGCACTTGCGAGAGACAACCAGCGAACTGTTTGGACTCGAACCGGCCGGCGCGCGGCGAAAGATCTTCTTCAATCCACCGCACACCCGCGCCGGTATCGTCACTTGTGGTGGCTTGTGCCCTGGACTCAATAATGTCATTCGCTCGTTGACCAATGAATTGACCTGCCGCTACGGGATCGCTCAAGTACTCGGATTCAGCAACGGATATCAAGGATTGGTCGAACGCTGTAATCGTCCCACTGTTGAACTGACGCCTCACTGTGTCGCCGATATCCACGAGCATGGCGGCACGATTCTGGGATCTTCCCGAGGGGATCAACGTCCCGAAGAGATCGTCGATTATCTCGAAAAATTGGAGATCGACATCCTGTTTGTGATTGGGGGCGACGGCACGATTCGGGGCTCCATGGCGATCGCCGATGAGATTGCCAAACGGGATCGCAAGATCGGGGTGATCGGGATTCCCAAAACGATCGACAACGACATCATGTTTGCCGACCAGAGTTTCGGTTTCCAGACGGCGCTCAGTCAGGGGACCGAAGCGATTCGCGCCGCGCATGTCGAAGCTTGCGGCGCGCCCAACGGAGTGGGGTTGGTGAAGTTGATGGGGCGGCACAGCGGCTTCATCGCTTGTTATGCCTCGTTGGCGGTGAACGACGCGAATTTCGTTTTGATTCCCGAAGTGCCGTTTTCGTTAGAGGGAGCGCATGGTCTGCTC from Rosistilla carotiformis includes the following:
- a CDS encoding ATP-dependent 6-phosphofructokinase; translation: MYCKDDFHVERLGECRFDSPLLPLLDYRQHSVNYVEESDRILAENTASSVAHLRETTSELFGLEPAGARRKIFFNPPHTRAGIVTCGGLCPGLNNVIRSLTNELTCRYGIAQVLGFSNGYQGLVERCNRPTVELTPHCVADIHEHGGTILGSSRGDQRPEEIVDYLEKLEIDILFVIGGDGTIRGSMAIADEIAKRDRKIGVIGIPKTIDNDIMFADQSFGFQTALSQGTEAIRAAHVEACGAPNGVGLVKLMGRHSGFIACYASLAVNDANFVLIPEVPFSLEGAHGLLACLKRRLDDAGHAVIVVAEGAGQHLMQSSGKTDASGNSRLGDVGVWLKQQIESHFTSQGKELNLKYIDPSYVIRSVPANPYDSVFCSRLAHNAVHAAMSGRTRMVVSRWHTKFVNVPMSLAIRQRNCVDPNGDLWMTVLESTGQPPRFE